A window of Streptomyces gilvosporeus contains these coding sequences:
- a CDS encoding NADP-dependent isocitrate dehydrogenase — MTDSTIIYTHTDEAPALATHSFLPVIQAYASTAGVTVETRDISLAGRIIAHFPEFLEEGQRIDDALAELGELAKTPGANIIKLPNISASIPQLKAAVAELQQQGYALPDYPDDPKTDQEKDVRARYDKVKGSAVNPVLREGNSDRRAAAAVKSYAKAHPHRMGAWTPESKTNVATMGADDFRSTEKSAVVGAAGSLRIELHGDDGSTTVLRESVPVLAGEVVDASVMRVAALREFLSAQVARAKAEGVLFSVHLKATMMKVSDPIIFGHVVRAFFPKTFAEHGAALAAAGLTPNDGLGGILKGLEALPEGAAIAASFEAELAEGPALAMVDSDRGITNLHVPSDVIVDASMPAMIRTSGHMWGPDGKEADTLAVIPDSSYAGIYQSVIDDCRAHGAYDPATMGSVPNVGLMAQKAEEYGSHDKTFEIPATGTVRVVDEAGNAVLEQVVSAGDVFRMCQTKDLPIQDWVKLAVTRARATGDPAVFWLDEGRAHDASLIAKVKQYLPEHDTEGLRIEIMAPVDACTFSLERIRRGENTISVTGNVLRDYLTDLFPILELGTSAKMLSVVPLMNGGGLFETGAGGSAPKHVQQLVKENYLRWDSLGEFLALGVSFEHLAQTTGNARAQVLADTLDRATGTFLENDKSPSRRLGGIDNRGSHFYLALYWAQELAKQTDDAKLAEAFGPLAKTLTEQEQTIVDELIAVQGSPADIGGYYQPDAAKAEAVMRPSGTFNQALATLA; from the coding sequence GTGACTGACTCGACCATCATCTATACGCACACTGACGAGGCTCCGGCCCTGGCGACGCATTCGTTCCTGCCTGTGATCCAGGCGTACGCATCGACCGCCGGCGTCACCGTGGAGACCCGTGACATCTCCCTGGCCGGGCGGATCATCGCCCACTTCCCGGAGTTCCTGGAGGAGGGCCAGCGGATCGACGACGCGCTCGCCGAGCTCGGTGAGCTGGCCAAGACGCCCGGCGCGAACATCATCAAGCTGCCGAACATCTCGGCGTCGATCCCGCAGCTGAAGGCCGCGGTCGCCGAGCTCCAGCAGCAGGGTTACGCGCTGCCGGACTACCCGGACGACCCGAAGACGGACCAGGAGAAGGACGTCCGGGCGCGCTACGACAAGGTCAAGGGCAGCGCCGTCAACCCGGTGCTGCGCGAGGGCAATTCGGACCGCCGCGCCGCGGCCGCGGTCAAGAGCTACGCAAAGGCGCACCCCCACCGGATGGGTGCCTGGACGCCCGAGTCGAAGACGAACGTGGCGACCATGGGCGCCGACGACTTCCGGTCCACCGAGAAGTCCGCGGTCGTCGGTGCGGCCGGTTCGCTCCGTATCGAGCTGCACGGGGACGACGGCAGCACCACCGTGCTGCGCGAGTCGGTGCCGGTGCTGGCGGGCGAGGTCGTCGACGCGTCGGTCATGCGCGTCGCGGCGCTGCGGGAGTTCCTGAGCGCGCAGGTCGCCCGCGCCAAGGCCGAGGGCGTGCTGTTCTCCGTGCACCTGAAGGCCACGATGATGAAGGTCTCCGACCCGATCATCTTCGGCCACGTCGTACGGGCCTTCTTCCCGAAGACCTTCGCCGAGCACGGTGCGGCGCTGGCCGCGGCCGGGCTCACCCCCAACGACGGGCTCGGCGGCATCCTCAAGGGCCTGGAGGCGCTGCCCGAGGGCGCGGCGATCGCGGCGTCCTTCGAGGCCGAGCTGGCCGAGGGCCCGGCCCTGGCGATGGTCGACTCCGACCGCGGGATCACCAACCTGCACGTCCCCAGCGATGTGATCGTCGACGCCTCGATGCCGGCCATGATCCGTACCTCCGGCCACATGTGGGGCCCGGACGGCAAGGAAGCCGACACCCTCGCGGTCATCCCCGACAGCAGCTACGCGGGCATCTACCAGTCCGTCATCGACGACTGCCGCGCGCACGGCGCCTACGACCCGGCCACGATGGGCTCGGTGCCGAACGTCGGTCTGATGGCGCAGAAGGCCGAGGAGTACGGCAGCCACGACAAGACCTTCGAGATCCCCGCGACGGGTACCGTCCGGGTCGTCGACGAGGCCGGCAACGCCGTGCTGGAGCAGGTCGTCAGCGCCGGGGACGTCTTCCGGATGTGCCAGACCAAGGACCTGCCCATCCAGGACTGGGTCAAGCTCGCCGTCACCCGCGCCCGCGCGACCGGCGACCCGGCCGTGTTCTGGCTGGACGAGGGCCGGGCGCACGACGCCAGCCTGATCGCCAAGGTCAAGCAGTACCTGCCCGAGCACGACACCGAGGGCCTGCGGATCGAGATCATGGCGCCGGTCGACGCCTGCACGTTCTCCCTGGAGCGCATCCGCCGCGGCGAGAACACCATCTCGGTCACCGGCAACGTGCTGCGTGACTACCTGACGGACCTGTTCCCGATCCTGGAGCTGGGCACCAGCGCCAAGATGCTCTCCGTCGTGCCGCTGATGAACGGCGGCGGGCTGTTCGAGACCGGTGCCGGCGGCTCCGCGCCCAAGCACGTCCAGCAGCTGGTCAAGGAGAACTACCTGCGCTGGGACAGCCTGGGCGAGTTCCTCGCGCTGGGGGTCAGCTTCGAGCACCTCGCGCAGACCACGGGCAACGCCCGCGCCCAGGTGCTCGCCGACACCCTCGACCGCGCGACGGGCACGTTCCTGGAGAACGACAAGTCGCCCAGCCGTCGCCTCGGTGGCATCGACAACCGCGGCAGCCACTTCTACCTCGCGCTGTACTGGGCGCAGGAGCTGGCCAAGCAGACCGATGACGCGAAGCTCGCGGAGGCGTTCGGGCCGCTGGCCAAGACGCTGACCGAGCAGGAGCAGACCATCGTCGACGAACTGATCGCGGTGCAGGGCTCCCCGGCCGACATCGGCGGCTACTACCAGCCCGACGCCGCCAAGGCCGAGGCGGTCATGCGCCCGTCGGGGACCTTCAACCAGGCGCTGGCGACCCTCGCCTGA
- a CDS encoding GuaB1 family IMP dehydrogenase-related protein translates to MRFLNDAKPPYDLTYDDVFMVPSRSAVGSRQGVDLSAPDGTGTTIPLVVANMTAIAGRRMAETVARRGGLVVIPQDIPLDVVTEVVTWVKRRHLVLDTPIVLSPVSTVADALSLLPKRAHGAGIVVESGRPVGVVTEHDLAGVDRFTQVSEVMSKDLLVLDADIDPREAFNRLDAANRKLAPAVDADGMLVGILTRKGALRATLYTPATDAEGKLRIAAAVGINGDVAGKAKALLEAGVDTLVVDTAHGHQEGMINAVKAVRALDPQVPIVAGNIVAAEGVRDLIEAGADIVKVGVGPGAMCTTRMMTGVGRPQFSAVLECAAEAKKYGKHVWADGGVRHPRDVAMALAAGASNVMIGSWFAGTLESPGDLQHTAEGRPYKESFGMASARAVQRRTSEESSYDRARKGLFEEGISTSRMFIDPARPGVEDLIDSIIAGVRSSCTYAGAASLEEFAEKAVVGVQSAAGYAEGKPLHNSWN, encoded by the coding sequence ATGCGTTTCCTGAACGATGCGAAGCCGCCGTACGACCTGACGTACGACGATGTGTTCATGGTGCCCAGCCGTTCCGCGGTGGGTTCCCGGCAGGGTGTGGATCTGTCCGCGCCCGACGGAACCGGCACCACCATTCCGCTGGTCGTCGCCAACATGACGGCGATCGCCGGCCGCCGGATGGCCGAGACCGTCGCCCGCCGCGGCGGCCTGGTCGTCATCCCTCAGGACATCCCGCTGGACGTCGTCACCGAGGTCGTCACCTGGGTCAAGCGCCGCCACCTGGTCCTGGACACCCCGATCGTGCTGTCCCCGGTCTCCACCGTCGCCGACGCCCTGTCGCTGCTGCCCAAGCGGGCGCACGGCGCGGGCATCGTCGTCGAGAGCGGCCGCCCGGTCGGCGTGGTCACCGAGCACGACCTGGCCGGGGTGGACCGCTTCACCCAGGTCTCCGAGGTGATGTCCAAGGATCTGCTCGTCCTGGACGCGGACATCGACCCGCGCGAGGCGTTCAACCGCCTCGACGCCGCCAACCGCAAGCTCGCCCCCGCCGTCGACGCGGACGGCATGCTCGTCGGCATCCTGACCCGCAAGGGCGCGCTGCGCGCCACCCTCTACACCCCCGCCACCGACGCCGAGGGCAAGCTGCGCATCGCCGCCGCCGTCGGCATCAACGGCGACGTGGCGGGCAAGGCCAAGGCGCTGCTGGAGGCCGGTGTGGACACCCTCGTGGTGGACACCGCGCACGGCCACCAGGAAGGCATGATCAACGCGGTCAAGGCCGTGCGCGCGCTGGATCCGCAGGTCCCGATCGTGGCGGGCAACATCGTCGCCGCCGAGGGCGTCCGGGATCTGATCGAGGCCGGCGCGGACATCGTCAAGGTCGGTGTCGGACCGGGCGCGATGTGCACCACCCGCATGATGACCGGTGTGGGCCGGCCGCAGTTCTCCGCGGTGCTGGAGTGCGCCGCCGAGGCGAAGAAGTACGGCAAGCACGTCTGGGCCGACGGCGGTGTGCGCCACCCCCGCGACGTCGCCATGGCGCTGGCCGCCGGCGCCTCCAACGTCATGATCGGCTCCTGGTTCGCCGGCACCCTGGAATCGCCCGGCGACCTCCAGCACACCGCCGAGGGCCGCCCGTACAAGGAGAGCTTCGGCATGGCCTCCGCCCGTGCGGTGCAGCGCCGGACGAGCGAGGAGTCGTCCTACGACCGCGCCCGCAAGGGCCTGTTCGAGGAGGGCATCTCCACCTCGCGGATGTTCATCGACCCGGCCCGCCCCGGCGTCGAGGACCTGATCGACTCGATCATCGCGGGCGTCCGCAGCTCCTGCACCTACGCGGGCGCGGCCTCCCTGGAGGAGTTCGCCGAGAAGGCCGTGGTCGGGGTGCAGAGCGCCGCCGGTTACGCCGAGGGCAAGCCGCTGCACAACAGCTGGAACTGA
- a CDS encoding Lrp/AsnC family transcriptional regulator: MRLNDLDERIVHALAEDARRSYADIGQEVGLSAPAVKRRVDRLRAEGAITGFTVRVDPAALGWETEGFIELYCSRNTSPEAIHRGLSRYPEVASASTVTGDADAILQVFAADMRHFERVLEKIAGEPFVERTKSVLVLSPLLRRYGSGAPG, encoded by the coding sequence GTGCGACTGAACGATCTCGACGAACGCATCGTCCACGCCCTCGCCGAGGACGCCCGCCGCAGCTATGCCGACATCGGCCAGGAGGTCGGGCTCTCCGCCCCGGCCGTCAAACGGCGGGTGGACCGGCTGCGGGCCGAGGGGGCGATCACCGGATTCACCGTACGGGTCGATCCGGCCGCCCTCGGCTGGGAGACCGAGGGGTTCATCGAGCTCTACTGCAGCCGCAACACCTCGCCCGAGGCGATCCACCGCGGCCTGTCGCGCTACCCGGAAGTGGCGTCCGCCTCCACCGTCACCGGTGACGCGGACGCCATCCTCCAGGTCTTCGCCGCCGATATGCGCCATTTCGAGCGCGTCCTGGAGAAGATCGCGGGCGAACCGTTCGTGGAACGGACCAAATCGGTGCTGGTGCTCTCGCCGCTGCTCAGGCGGTATGGGTCGGGGGCACCGGGGTAG
- a CDS encoding barstar family protein, with product MRTAQDGGGAVPRPLAAVLDGSTPAGVLTWPADRPVADALAAARDAGWSGAALDLEGALDKAEFMERCARALRLPQWFGRNWDALADCLTDLSWCPAEGGRLLVLTGWQGYASAVPEEWSVFEEVLADAVGYWRGTDTGLAVIMARGAARGGS from the coding sequence ATGAGGACTGCACAAGATGGCGGCGGAGCGGTACCCCGGCCGCTGGCGGCCGTGCTCGACGGCAGTACGCCGGCGGGCGTGCTGACCTGGCCCGCGGACCGGCCGGTGGCCGATGCGCTGGCGGCGGCCCGGGACGCGGGGTGGAGCGGCGCGGCGCTCGACCTCGAAGGGGCCCTGGACAAGGCGGAGTTCATGGAACGCTGCGCCCGCGCGCTGCGGCTGCCGCAGTGGTTCGGCCGCAACTGGGACGCGCTCGCCGACTGCCTGACCGATCTGTCCTGGTGCCCCGCAGAGGGCGGCCGGCTGCTCGTCCTCACCGGCTGGCAGGGGTATGCGTCGGCCGTGCCCGAGGAGTGGAGCGTCTTCGAGGAGGTGCTCGCCGACGCGGTGGGCTACTGGCGCGGAACGGACACCGGACTCGCCGTGATCATGGCGCGCGGGGCGGCCCGGGGCGGCTCGTAG
- a CDS encoding nuclear transport factor 2 family protein: MDMNAMHQQLQHLTDRAEIAALLDRYLRSLDEGTFDEEWARAFFTEDVTAEMPIGTVRGRDAVLARIRGGMALFDRTVHLGTNAVIEIDGDRATARGAQLSTHVPADGAPGAGELFVSAGHADTELVRTPDGWRIAATALRIVWTRGTPPRLPADLAA; encoded by the coding sequence ATGGACATGAACGCGATGCACCAGCAGCTCCAGCACCTCACCGACCGCGCCGAGATCGCCGCCCTCCTGGACCGCTACCTCCGGTCCCTGGACGAGGGGACCTTCGACGAGGAATGGGCCCGCGCCTTCTTCACCGAGGACGTCACCGCCGAGATGCCGATCGGCACGGTCCGGGGCCGCGATGCCGTACTGGCGCGCATCCGGGGCGGCATGGCGCTGTTCGACCGGACCGTGCATCTGGGCACCAACGCCGTCATCGAGATCGACGGCGACCGGGCCACCGCCCGCGGCGCCCAGCTCAGCACCCATGTGCCGGCCGATGGTGCGCCGGGGGCCGGGGAGCTCTTCGTCTCCGCCGGGCACGCCGACACCGAGCTGGTGCGCACGCCGGACGGCTGGCGCATCGCGGCCACGGCGCTGCGCATCGTCTGGACCCGGGGCACCCCGCCCCGGCTCCCGGCGGACCTGGCGGCCTGA
- a CDS encoding ribonuclease domain-containing protein, whose protein sequence is MVLPSAPRRAAALLCALLAGLLLVLTGCSTGAGQKGSSPGARAPASRTAGTPGWAKGMPAVPAGALPAQARATLRRIDAGGPFPYRQDGTVFGNRERLLPAQPRGYYHEYTVPTPGSPDRGARRLVTGEHRETYYTDDHYRTFRAVLR, encoded by the coding sequence ATGGTGCTCCCCTCCGCCCCGCGCCGGGCCGCGGCCCTCCTCTGCGCGCTGCTCGCCGGGCTGTTGCTGGTGCTCACCGGATGCTCCACGGGGGCGGGCCAGAAGGGGAGTTCACCGGGCGCGCGGGCGCCGGCCTCCCGTACGGCCGGCACACCCGGCTGGGCCAAGGGCATGCCCGCGGTCCCCGCGGGCGCGCTGCCCGCCCAGGCGCGCGCCACCCTCCGGCGCATCGACGCCGGCGGGCCCTTCCCGTACCGCCAGGACGGGACCGTCTTCGGCAACCGCGAACGGCTGCTGCCCGCGCAGCCGCGCGGCTACTACCACGAGTACACGGTGCCCACCCCGGGCTCGCCGGACCGCGGCGCCCGCCGCCTGGTCACCGGCGAGCACCGGGAGACGTACTACACCGACGATCACTACCGGACGTTCAGGGCGGTGCTGCGATGA
- a CDS encoding RsmB/NOP family class I SAM-dependent RNA methyltransferase, whose amino-acid sequence MSQQPPRRHGTRKPYRRPQKDPVRVLAFEALRAVDERDAYANLVLPPLLRKAREGGDFDGRDAALATELVYGSLRRQGTYDAIIAQCVDRPLREVDPPVLDVLTLGAHQLLGTRIPTHAAVSASVELARVVLGDGRAKFVNAVLRKIAAHDLDGWLERVAPDYDEDPEDHLGVVHAHPRWIVSALWDALGGGRAGIEDLLEADNERPEVTLVARPGRSTVEELLAAAGEESALPGRWSPYAVRLAEGGEPGALDPVREGRAGVQDEGSQLVALALANAPLDGPDRVWLDGCAGPGGKAALLAALAAERGAALLASEKQPHRARLVARALDGNPGPYQVIAADGTRPAWRAGAFDRVLVDVPCTGLGALRRRPEARWRRRPEDLDGFAPLQRDLLRQALAAVRPGGVVGYATCSPHLAETRAVVDDVLKGRGGSAPQAELLDARPLMPGVPALGEGPDVQLWPHLHGTDAMYLALLRRVG is encoded by the coding sequence GTGAGCCAGCAGCCGCCTCGCCGTCACGGCACCCGTAAGCCCTACCGCCGCCCGCAGAAGGACCCGGTCCGGGTCCTTGCGTTCGAGGCGCTGCGGGCCGTCGACGAACGGGACGCGTACGCGAACCTCGTGTTGCCGCCGCTGCTGCGCAAGGCGCGCGAGGGGGGCGATTTCGACGGCCGGGACGCGGCGCTGGCGACGGAGCTGGTGTACGGCTCGCTGCGCCGGCAGGGCACCTACGACGCGATCATCGCGCAGTGCGTGGACCGCCCGCTGCGCGAGGTCGACCCGCCGGTGCTGGACGTGCTGACCCTCGGTGCGCACCAGCTGCTCGGCACCCGCATTCCCACGCACGCCGCCGTCAGCGCGAGCGTCGAGCTGGCGCGGGTCGTCCTCGGCGACGGGCGGGCGAAGTTCGTCAACGCGGTGCTCCGCAAGATCGCCGCGCACGACCTGGACGGCTGGCTCGAACGTGTCGCGCCGGACTACGACGAGGACCCCGAGGACCACCTCGGTGTCGTCCACGCCCACCCGCGCTGGATCGTCTCGGCCCTGTGGGACGCGCTCGGCGGCGGCCGGGCCGGGATCGAGGACCTGCTGGAGGCGGACAACGAGCGGCCCGAGGTGACGCTGGTGGCGCGGCCCGGCCGGTCCACCGTCGAGGAGCTGCTGGCCGCCGCCGGCGAGGAGAGCGCGCTGCCGGGCCGCTGGTCGCCGTACGCGGTGCGGCTCGCGGAGGGCGGCGAGCCGGGCGCGCTGGACCCCGTACGCGAGGGGCGCGCGGGCGTCCAGGACGAGGGCAGCCAGCTGGTCGCGCTCGCGCTCGCCAACGCCCCGCTCGACGGCCCCGACCGCGTCTGGCTGGACGGCTGCGCGGGCCCCGGCGGCAAGGCGGCGCTGCTCGCCGCGCTGGCCGCGGAGCGCGGTGCCGCCCTGCTCGCGTCCGAGAAGCAGCCGCACCGCGCCCGCCTGGTGGCCCGGGCGCTCGACGGCAACCCCGGCCCGTACCAGGTCATCGCCGCCGACGGCACCCGCCCCGCCTGGCGCGCGGGCGCCTTCGACCGCGTCCTGGTCGACGTCCCCTGCACCGGGCTGGGCGCGCTGCGCCGCCGCCCCGAGGCCCGCTGGCGCCGCCGCCCCGAGGACCTGGACGGCTTCGCCCCCCTCCAGCGCGACCTCCTGCGCCAGGCCCTGGCGGCCGTCCGCCCCGGCGGCGTCGTCGGCTACGCCACCTGCTCCCCCCACCTCGCCGAGACCCGCGCCGTGGTGGACGACGTCCTCAAGGGCCGCGGCGGCTCGGCCCCGCAGGCGGAGCTCCTCGACGCCCGCCCCCTGATGCCCGGCGTCCCGGCCCTCGGCGAGGGCCCGGACGTCCAGCTGTGGCCGCATCTGCACGGCACGGACGCGATGTATCTGGCGCTGCTGCGGCGGGTGGGCTGA
- a CDS encoding sugar-binding transcriptional regulator, with translation MGPAELVQAAAMARRFYLEGKSKIQIADEFGVSRFKVARVLETALERDLVRIEIRVPSELDAERSDALRARYGLRHAVVVESPADASEDAADPENLGEVAADLLGELVAEGDVLGLAWGRSTIHMAAALHRLPPCTVVQLTGVYDAGTADRGSVEAVRRAADVSGGEAHPIYAPMLLPDSATAEALRRQTGIARAFEYFDKVTVACVSIGSWEPGVSTVYDMLSEEEREHYASLGAAAEMSAHLFDAEGRRIGRDLGERCITVEADRLRRIPEVVAIAGGRRKAAAIGAVLRSGLVTSLVTDTAAADHLLLETGPGPRPALDRADPDGA, from the coding sequence ATGGGCCCCGCCGAGCTGGTGCAGGCGGCGGCGATGGCCCGCCGCTTCTATCTTGAGGGCAAGTCCAAGATCCAGATCGCGGACGAGTTCGGCGTCAGCCGGTTCAAGGTCGCCCGTGTCCTGGAGACGGCCCTGGAGCGCGATCTCGTACGGATCGAGATCCGGGTGCCCTCCGAACTCGACGCCGAGCGCTCCGATGCGCTCCGGGCCCGGTACGGCCTGCGCCACGCCGTCGTCGTCGAGTCGCCCGCCGACGCCTCCGAGGACGCCGCGGACCCCGAGAACCTCGGCGAGGTCGCGGCCGACCTGCTGGGCGAGCTGGTCGCCGAGGGCGACGTCCTGGGCCTGGCCTGGGGCCGGTCCACCATCCATATGGCGGCCGCCCTGCACCGGCTCCCGCCGTGCACCGTCGTCCAGCTGACCGGCGTCTACGACGCGGGCACCGCCGACCGTGGCTCGGTGGAGGCGGTCCGCCGCGCGGCCGACGTCTCCGGTGGCGAGGCGCACCCGATCTACGCCCCGATGCTGCTGCCCGACTCGGCGACCGCCGAGGCGCTGCGCCGCCAGACCGGCATCGCCCGCGCGTTCGAGTACTTCGACAAGGTCACCGTCGCCTGCGTCTCCATCGGCTCCTGGGAGCCGGGCGTCTCGACGGTCTACGACATGCTCAGCGAGGAGGAGCGCGAGCACTACGCCTCGCTGGGCGCGGCCGCCGAGATGTCCGCGCACCTCTTCGACGCCGAGGGCCGCCGTATCGGCCGCGACCTGGGTGAACGCTGTATCACCGTCGAGGCGGACCGGCTGCGCCGGATCCCCGAGGTGGTGGCCATCGCCGGCGGCCGGCGCAAGGCCGCGGCGATCGGCGCGGTGCTCCGCTCCGGCCTGGTCACCAGCCTGGTGACGGACACCGCCGCCGCCGACCACCTCCTCCTGGAGACCGGCCCCGGCCCGCGCCCCGCCCTCGACCGGGCCGATCCCGACGGGGCCTGA
- the rpe gene encoding ribulose-phosphate 3-epimerase → MALINPSILSADFARLAEEAKAVEGADWLHVDVMDNHFVPNLTLGVPVVESLSKATDTPLDLHLMIEDPDRWAPQYIEAGAGSVTFHAEAAAAPVRLAREIRAKGARASMALKPATPIEPYEDLLPELDMLLIMTVEPGFGGQAFLDIMLPKIRRTRELISKHGLQLWLQVDGGVSEATIERCAEAGADVFVAGSAVYGADDPAKAVRELRAQAEAATPAGWGCAH, encoded by the coding sequence ATGGCCTTGATCAACCCCAGCATCCTGTCCGCCGACTTCGCCCGCCTCGCCGAGGAGGCGAAGGCCGTCGAGGGCGCCGACTGGCTGCACGTCGACGTCATGGACAACCACTTCGTCCCGAACCTCACGCTCGGCGTGCCGGTCGTCGAGTCGCTGAGCAAGGCGACGGACACCCCGCTCGACCTGCATCTGATGATCGAGGATCCGGACCGCTGGGCGCCGCAGTACATCGAGGCCGGGGCCGGGTCCGTGACCTTCCACGCGGAGGCCGCGGCGGCGCCCGTACGGCTGGCGCGGGAGATCCGGGCCAAGGGCGCGCGGGCGTCGATGGCGCTCAAGCCCGCCACCCCGATCGAGCCGTACGAGGATCTGCTGCCCGAGCTCGACATGCTGCTGATCATGACCGTGGAGCCGGGCTTCGGCGGCCAGGCGTTCCTGGACATCATGCTGCCCAAGATCCGCCGGACCCGTGAGCTGATCTCCAAGCACGGCCTTCAGCTGTGGCTCCAGGTCGACGGCGGGGTCTCCGAGGCCACCATCGAGCGGTGCGCGGAGGCGGGCGCCGATGTGTTCGTGGCGGGTTCGGCCGTCTACGGTGCGGACGATCCGGCCAAGGCGGTACGGGAACTGCGGGCGCAGGCCGAGGCGGCGACTCCGGCCGGCTGGGGCTGCGCGCACTGA
- a CDS encoding amino acid permease: MLEHGAAPPAADSDPRPPTPAGLGTRLMRRKPVERLVAEGGQGEGGTLRRSMGVWQLTMISIGATLGTGIFVVLGQAVPDAGPAVILSFVLAGITALFSALSYAELAGTIPVSGSSYSYAYATLGELIAWVCGWCLILEYGVSVAAVAVGWGQYLNELLDGTFGFTIPDALSAPPGDGGIFNLPALLVVLLAMVFLLGGAKESARANTIMVAVKIVALLLFCGVAIQGVHSGNYANFMPLGMTGVSAAGATLFFSYIGFDAASTAGEEAKNPQRDLPRAIMLSLIIVTTLYCLVAAIAVGAMPWQKFKGSEAALAGIMKDVSGQDFWAVLLAFGAVIAIASVVLTVLYGQTRILFAMSRDGLVPKVFSKVHAKSGAPRANTVIVSLFCGVLAAAIPLGQLADATSIGTLFAFALVNVAVVVLRYKRPEMPRSFRTPLSPLFPVIGFILCILMMLSLDVVTWIVFGVWMVVGLVIYFGYGMRRSRLAPAEK; encoded by the coding sequence GTGTTGGAGCACGGCGCCGCCCCGCCCGCAGCGGACAGCGACCCCCGACCGCCCACCCCCGCCGGCCTCGGCACCCGGCTGATGCGCCGCAAGCCGGTCGAACGGCTGGTCGCCGAGGGCGGCCAGGGCGAGGGCGGGACGCTGCGCCGCTCGATGGGCGTCTGGCAGCTGACCATGATCAGCATCGGCGCCACCCTCGGCACCGGCATCTTCGTCGTCCTGGGCCAGGCCGTCCCGGACGCCGGGCCCGCGGTCATCCTCTCCTTCGTCCTCGCCGGTATCACCGCGCTGTTCTCCGCGCTGTCCTACGCGGAGCTGGCCGGCACCATCCCGGTCTCCGGCTCGTCGTACTCCTACGCCTACGCCACCCTCGGCGAGCTGATCGCCTGGGTCTGCGGCTGGTGCCTGATCCTGGAGTACGGGGTCTCGGTCGCGGCCGTCGCCGTCGGCTGGGGGCAGTATCTGAACGAACTGCTGGACGGCACCTTCGGGTTCACCATCCCCGACGCGCTCTCCGCGCCGCCCGGTGACGGCGGCATCTTCAACCTCCCGGCCCTGCTGGTGGTCCTGCTCGCCATGGTCTTCCTGCTGGGCGGCGCCAAGGAGAGCGCCCGCGCCAACACGATCATGGTGGCCGTCAAGATCGTCGCGCTGCTGCTCTTCTGCGGTGTCGCGATCCAGGGCGTGCACTCCGGGAACTACGCCAATTTCATGCCGCTGGGCATGACGGGCGTCAGCGCCGCGGGCGCCACCCTCTTCTTCTCCTACATCGGCTTCGACGCCGCCTCCACGGCCGGCGAGGAGGCCAAGAACCCGCAGCGCGACCTGCCGCGGGCGATCATGCTCTCGCTGATCATCGTCACCACGCTGTACTGCCTGGTCGCCGCGATCGCGGTCGGCGCGATGCCGTGGCAGAAGTTCAAGGGCTCGGAGGCCGCCCTGGCCGGGATCATGAAGGACGTCTCCGGACAGGACTTCTGGGCCGTGCTGCTCGCCTTCGGCGCGGTCATCGCCATCGCCAGCGTCGTCCTGACCGTCCTGTACGGCCAGACCCGCATCCTGTTCGCGATGTCCCGGGACGGCCTGGTGCCCAAGGTCTTCTCCAAGGTGCACGCCAAGAGCGGCGCGCCCCGCGCCAACACCGTGATCGTCTCGCTGTTCTGCGGGGTGCTCGCCGCGGCGATCCCGCTGGGCCAGCTGGCCGACGCCACCAGCATCGGCACGCTCTTCGCCTTCGCGCTGGTCAACGTGGCTGTCGTGGTGCTGCGCTACAAGCGCCCCGAGATGCCGCGCAGCTTCCGTACGCCGCTCTCCCCGCTCTTCCCCGTCATCGGCTTCATCCTCTGCATCCTCATGATGCTCAGCCTCGATGTCGTGACCTGGATCGTCTTCGGGGTCTGGATGGTCGTCGGGCTTGTGATCTACTTCGGTTACGGCATGCGCCGCTCCCGATTGGCCCCGGCAGAGAAATGA